From the genome of Mycobacterium sp. 050128, one region includes:
- a CDS encoding carboxymuconolactone decarboxylase family protein: protein MTTARVPGLPLGEAKAAADEAAVPDYMAELSIFQVLLNHPPLARAVNDLLATMLWHGSLDARLRELVIMRIGWLTACEYEWTQHWRVATRLGVTTEDLLAVRDWQQHEGFGPRERAVLAATDDVVRDGAVSGDSWAACERELQGDKTTLVELVTAISAWRMISSILQSLEVPLEDGVAGWPPDGRAPAS from the coding sequence ATGACAACAGCCCGCGTGCCCGGACTGCCGCTCGGCGAGGCCAAGGCCGCTGCCGACGAGGCGGCGGTACCCGATTACATGGCCGAGCTCAGCATCTTCCAGGTGTTGTTGAACCATCCGCCGCTGGCGCGCGCGGTCAACGATCTGCTCGCGACGATGCTGTGGCACGGTTCGCTCGACGCGCGGTTGCGGGAGCTGGTGATCATGCGGATCGGTTGGCTCACCGCGTGCGAATACGAATGGACGCAGCACTGGCGCGTCGCCACCCGGTTGGGTGTCACGACCGAGGACCTGCTCGCTGTGCGCGATTGGCAACAGCACGAGGGTTTCGGGCCCCGCGAGCGGGCGGTGCTGGCGGCCACCGACGACGTGGTGCGCGACGGCGCGGTCAGCGGCGACAGCTGGGCCGCCTGCGAGCGCGAATTGCAAGGCGACAAAACGACTCTCGTCGAGCTCGTCACCGCGATCAGCGCGTGGCGGATGATCTCGTCGATCCTGCAGAGCCTCGAGGTCCCGTTGGAGGACGGCGTGGCGGGCTGGCCGCCGGACGGGCGTGCTCCGGCGAGTTGA